The proteins below are encoded in one region of Paenibacillus sp. YYML68:
- the lexA gene encoding transcriptional repressor LexA, with translation MSKISSRQQAILNFIKNEVKDKGYPPSVREIGEAVGLASSSTVHGHLERLEKKGLIRRDPTKPRAIEITDGEATDGAFSVSVSRVPLIGRVTAGVPITATENIEDYFPLPSHYVGDHNVFMLSVIGESMIEAGIHNGDYVIVRQQQTATNGEIVVAMTEDDEATVKTFYKEKDHIRLQPENPTMEPIRLTNVTILGKVIGVFRNIH, from the coding sequence ATGAGCAAGATTTCCTCCCGTCAGCAAGCCATATTGAACTTCATTAAGAATGAAGTTAAAGATAAAGGCTATCCACCCTCCGTTCGTGAAATCGGCGAAGCCGTCGGATTAGCCTCCAGCTCCACCGTGCACGGGCACCTCGAGCGGCTGGAGAAGAAGGGTCTCATTCGCAGAGATCCTACGAAGCCTAGAGCCATTGAAATTACAGACGGCGAAGCAACAGACGGCGCCTTCTCCGTATCTGTATCACGCGTTCCCCTCATTGGGCGGGTTACGGCCGGTGTGCCGATTACTGCAACCGAGAACATTGAAGACTATTTCCCATTGCCTAGCCACTACGTCGGCGATCACAACGTGTTCATGCTGAGCGTCATCGGCGAAAGTATGATCGAGGCCGGCATTCACAATGGGGATTACGTCATCGTACGTCAGCAGCAGACGGCAACTAACGGCGAGATCGTCGTTGCGATGACCGAGGATGATGAGGCGACCGTCAAGACGTTCTATAAGGAGAAGGATCATATTCGTCTTCAGCCAGAGAATCCGACGATGGAACCGATTCGTCTAACGAACGTCACCATTCTTGGCAAAGTTATCGGCGTGTTCCGTAACATCCACTGA
- the tlp gene encoding small acid-soluble spore protein Tlp yields MAKPDNRADNVDRLQENINNTIENIEEAEDYLSEHAGEISDTEKQQIEGKNERRRESLEAFRSEIKDEALHQRNE; encoded by the coding sequence ATGGCTAAACCAGACAACCGCGCAGACAACGTCGATCGCTTGCAAGAGAACATCAATAACACGATCGAGAACATCGAAGAAGCAGAAGACTACTTGTCGGAGCACGCAGGCGAGATCAGCGACACCGAGAAGCAGCAGATCGAGGGCAAGAACGAGCGTCGCCGCGAAAGCCTCGAGGCGTTCCGTTCGGAAATTAAAGACGAGGCGCTGCACCAGCGCAACGAGTAG
- a CDS encoding CidA/LrgA family protein yields the protein MVGIAILLTFYGLGVLLQSLLELPIPANVLGMLLFVAALFSRIVKLEQVEAAAQFLLRHMLLLFVPLVVGTMTYYRELAEQALLMIVSLVVSTFGVMLITGWTTRTLARKAVHEGAGAAAGRNKEAKVE from the coding sequence ATGGTGGGTATTGCTATATTATTAACCTTCTATGGACTAGGTGTGCTGCTGCAATCTTTGCTTGAATTGCCGATACCGGCTAACGTGCTCGGGATGCTGCTGTTCGTCGCTGCTCTGTTCTCGCGTATTGTGAAGCTGGAGCAGGTGGAAGCAGCGGCCCAGTTCTTGCTTAGACATATGCTACTGCTATTCGTCCCGCTTGTCGTCGGTACGATGACGTATTATCGAGAGCTCGCGGAGCAAGCGCTGCTTATGATCGTAAGTCTGGTCGTGAGCACGTTCGGCGTGATGCTTATTACGGGATGGACAACTAGGACGCTGGCCCGTAAGGCGGTGCACGAGGGCGCTGGAGCGGCGGCAGGACGCAACAAGGAGGCGAAGGTCGAATGA
- a CDS encoding HAD family hydrolase yields the protein MTIKAVLFDLDDTLLWDDRSVQEAFEATCAEAAKHYELDAAQLGELVRREARALYESYETYPFTKMIGINPFEGLWANFTSGHQEEFRKLQALAPEYRKQSWTNGLKASGIDDAELGARLAEQFPAERRSRPYVYEETFEVLDQLKGRYKLLLLTNGSPDLQKEKLAGVPQLAAYFEHIIISGEFGEGKPAASIFHHAMELLQIKPEEGVMIGDKLTTDILGSNTVGMRNMWINRHHVDRNADIEPVFQIASLRDIQPILDEL from the coding sequence ATGACGATTAAAGCTGTGCTGTTTGATCTCGATGATACGCTCTTGTGGGATGATCGTAGTGTGCAGGAGGCGTTCGAAGCTACATGTGCAGAGGCAGCTAAGCATTATGAGCTGGATGCGGCTCAATTGGGGGAGCTGGTTCGGCGTGAAGCTCGGGCGCTGTATGAGTCTTACGAGACGTATCCATTCACCAAGATGATCGGCATTAATCCGTTCGAAGGACTCTGGGCGAACTTCACCTCCGGTCATCAGGAGGAGTTCCGTAAGCTGCAAGCGCTGGCGCCTGAGTATCGGAAGCAATCGTGGACGAACGGTCTTAAGGCATCAGGGATTGATGATGCTGAGCTAGGAGCTAGGCTGGCTGAACAATTCCCGGCTGAGCGCAGATCGCGTCCATATGTGTATGAGGAAACGTTCGAGGTGCTTGATCAATTGAAGGGGCGCTACAAGCTGCTTCTGCTGACCAACGGTTCTCCTGACCTGCAGAAGGAGAAGCTGGCAGGAGTTCCTCAGCTGGCGGCATACTTCGAGCACATCATCATCTCGGGTGAATTCGGGGAAGGTAAGCCTGCTGCCTCAATCTTCCACCATGCGATGGAGCTTCTTCAGATCAAGCCCGAGGAAGGCGTTATGATCGGTGATAAGCTAACGACTGATATTCTGGGTTCCAACACAGTTGGCATGCGCAATATGTGGATTAATCGTCACCATGTCGATCGCAATGCTGATATCGAGCCGGTATTCCAGATTGCAAGTCTGCGCGATATTCAGCCGATCTTGGATGAATTGTAG
- a CDS encoding lysophospholipid acyltransferase family protein has product MYEWIAALTKNERVLSTIAGVAARLPDWFLALICKSIAMLLYGLSGTGLRQRILSNMERLLPHYDARSLKRERFRYYENMVFAVYEILLGSYLLPARAERRFAAEGEEHLKEALKLGKGAIVYTPHVGNFFYYYWYLSRRYHCTTIATASSEELRPLYLRMHAIGCDGFDYDTTPPLELLRKLRKHLQSNGVIFILGDFYRPTFPRSRFFGKPTRTPDGAALLSIDMQAPVVPFCGWRERGFLHRIRFEEPMHLSEAYNKAERSEATVLLNQYMERVITERPAQWFYWFNADERWEKEHTIERTEQSASSKEAEECNQTQTA; this is encoded by the coding sequence GTGTACGAATGGATTGCTGCATTAACGAAGAACGAGCGGGTGCTGTCCACAATCGCAGGTGTAGCTGCAAGACTACCAGATTGGTTCCTCGCACTCATATGCAAGAGCATTGCCATGCTGCTCTATGGGCTAAGCGGGACTGGACTGAGGCAGCGTATCTTGTCCAACATGGAGCGGCTGCTACCTCATTATGATGCGAGAAGCTTGAAGCGGGAACGATTCCGGTACTATGAGAATATGGTATTCGCCGTCTATGAAATATTGCTAGGCTCGTACTTGCTGCCAGCAAGAGCGGAGCGCCGCTTCGCAGCTGAGGGTGAGGAGCATCTGAAGGAGGCGCTTAAGCTAGGCAAGGGTGCCATCGTATATACACCGCATGTCGGCAATTTCTTCTATTATTATTGGTACTTGTCCCGACGGTATCATTGTACAACGATTGCAACGGCAAGCAGCGAAGAGCTGAGGCCGCTGTACCTGCGTATGCATGCGATCGGCTGCGACGGCTTCGACTATGATACGACGCCTCCGCTTGAGCTGCTGCGCAAGCTGAGAAAGCATCTGCAGTCGAATGGGGTTATCTTCATTCTGGGTGATTTCTACAGGCCGACATTCCCCAGGTCACGCTTCTTCGGCAAGCCAACACGCACACCTGATGGTGCAGCACTGCTCTCGATTGACATGCAGGCGCCGGTGGTGCCGTTCTGCGGCTGGCGCGAGCGAGGCTTCTTGCACCGGATACGCTTCGAGGAGCCGATGCACCTATCGGAAGCATATAACAAGGCGGAGCGATCGGAGGCGACAGTGCTTCTGAATCAATACATGGAGCGCGTCATTACGGAGCGTCCGGCGCAATGGTTCTATTGGTTCAATGCGGATGAGCGGTGGGAGAAGGAGCACACGATAGAGCGAACCGAGCAGTCCGCGTCCTCGAAGGAAGCCGAGGAGTGCAATCAAACGCAAACGGCATAA
- a CDS encoding acireductone dioxygenase — protein MAQIRIRNTEERIQGEENVRAFLEKQEVLYEHWNPDKLPAELQNKFVLSDEEKAQILNVFDEEIRDLAERRGYRTWDIVALSEATPNLDELLKKFESVHTHTEDEVRAITAGRGIFIIKGTDDVGYFDVELEAGDVISVPEYKPHFFTLMENRQIVAVRLFIETEGWIAHPFEDSTFQKA, from the coding sequence ATGGCACAAATTCGCATTCGCAACACGGAAGAGCGCATCCAGGGCGAGGAGAATGTACGCGCGTTTCTGGAGAAGCAAGAAGTATTATACGAGCACTGGAATCCAGATAAGCTGCCTGCCGAGCTGCAAAATAAATTCGTATTGTCCGATGAGGAGAAAGCGCAAATCTTGAATGTGTTCGACGAAGAAATTCGCGACTTGGCTGAACGTCGCGGCTACAGAACTTGGGACATCGTTGCATTGTCCGAAGCAACTCCTAACCTCGACGAGCTGCTGAAGAAATTCGAGAGCGTGCACACACATACCGAGGATGAAGTGCGCGCCATTACAGCGGGAAGAGGTATCTTCATCATTAAGGGAACAGACGACGTAGGCTACTTCGATGTAGAGCTCGAAGCTGGCGATGTCATCTCCGTACCCGAGTATAAGCCGCACTTCTTCACGCTGATGGAGAACCGTCAAATCGTAGCGGTTCGCCTATTCATCGAAACCGAAGGCTGGATCGCTCACCCGTTCGAGGATTCAACATTCCAAAAGGCATAA
- the metH gene encoding methionine synthase, with protein sequence MSTTTKKSLLEQLQHKIMILDGAMGTMIQQENLTADDFGGEELDGCNEILVLTRPELIRRIHEQYFEAGADLVETNTFGATSVVLAEYDLQDKAREINLAAAKLAIEAANKYSTPEFPRYVVGAMGPTTKTLSVTGGVTFDELVDSYYEQALALIEAGVDALLLETSQDTLNVKAGSIGIRKAYEETGIRLPLMISGTIEPMGTTLAGQSIESFYISLEHLDPISVGLNCATGPEFMRDHIRTLADIAGTAVSCYPNAGLPDENGEYHESPESLAQKLAGFAEQGWLNIAGGCCGTTPAHIRAMAETLSTFKPRAHRGAHPPAVSGIETVYIEDGNRPYMVGERTNVLGSRKFKRLIAEGKYEEASEIARAQVKGGAHVIDVCLQDPDRDELTDMERFLELVVKKIKVPLMLDSTDHRVIELGLKYSQGKAIINSINLEDGEEKFEQVVPLIHQYGAAVVVGTIDERGQAITAKDKLEVAQRSYDLLVHKYGMNPNDIIFDPLVFPVGTGDQQYIGSANETIEGIRLIKEAMPDTETILGLSNVSFGLPEAGREVLNAVYLYHCTKAGLDYTIVNTEKLERYASIPEHERKLAESLIYNTNDDTLAEFVAHFRVKKVEKKEKVSNLSLEERLAAYVVEGSKDGLHADLDEALQKYAPLEIINGPLMKGMEEVGRLFNNNELIVAEVLQSAEVMKASVAHLEPFMEKADSAVKGKIMLATVKGDVHDIGKNLVEIILSNNGYKIINLGIKVPPEQLIEAYKKEKPDAIGLSGLLVKSAQQMVITAQDMKNAGIDVPILVGGAALSRKFTKTRIAPEYDGPVLYAKDAMDGLDIANKLSDPEQRIKLIRELRESMDSIVQESGRTEAPMPELTRVRASNVDRTVPPQLPPDLEPHVLRDYPLSHLIPYVNMQMLLGHHLGLKGKVEQLLAEKDAKALQLKETVDGILAEALKNGILQAHAVYRFFPAQSRGNEVLIYDPSDTSKVLQSFVFPRQQSEPHLCLADYLKSVDSGEMDYVGFFVVTAGHGVSELAAEWREKGDYLRSHALQAVALELAEGFAERVHQLMRDKWGFPDPASMTMQERFGAKYRGQRFSFGYPACPNLDDQQQLFELLKPSEIGVQLTEGSMMEPEASVSAIVFAHPQARYFNA encoded by the coding sequence ATGAGTACGACAACGAAGAAAAGCTTGCTTGAGCAGCTGCAACACAAAATTATGATCTTAGACGGTGCAATGGGTACGATGATTCAGCAGGAGAACTTGACAGCCGATGATTTCGGCGGGGAGGAGCTCGACGGCTGTAACGAAATACTCGTACTGACGCGACCGGAGCTGATTCGTCGCATCCATGAGCAATATTTCGAAGCGGGAGCCGACCTCGTCGAAACGAATACATTCGGTGCAACGAGCGTCGTTCTCGCGGAGTACGACCTGCAGGATAAGGCGAGAGAAATCAATCTCGCGGCTGCGAAGCTTGCCATCGAGGCGGCGAACAAATACAGCACGCCGGAATTTCCTCGCTATGTCGTAGGCGCGATGGGGCCGACAACGAAGACGTTGTCCGTCACCGGAGGAGTCACGTTCGATGAGCTCGTAGACAGCTACTATGAGCAGGCGCTGGCGTTGATCGAGGCAGGTGTCGATGCGCTGCTCCTCGAGACGAGTCAAGATACGCTTAACGTGAAGGCGGGAAGCATCGGTATCCGCAAAGCGTACGAGGAGACGGGTATTAGGCTGCCGCTGATGATCTCAGGTACGATTGAGCCGATGGGTACGACGCTTGCGGGACAATCCATCGAATCGTTCTATATATCGCTTGAGCATCTGGACCCGATCTCGGTCGGACTGAACTGTGCGACTGGTCCTGAGTTCATGCGCGATCATATTCGGACGCTCGCTGATATTGCCGGTACGGCTGTCAGCTGCTATCCGAATGCAGGCTTGCCGGATGAGAACGGTGAGTATCATGAGTCGCCGGAGTCGCTCGCACAGAAGCTCGCTGGCTTTGCGGAGCAGGGCTGGCTTAACATTGCCGGCGGCTGCTGCGGTACGACGCCTGCGCACATTCGTGCGATGGCTGAGACGCTCAGCACGTTCAAGCCGCGCGCGCATCGCGGTGCACATCCGCCTGCCGTGTCGGGTATCGAGACGGTGTACATTGAGGATGGGAACCGTCCGTACATGGTTGGTGAGCGAACGAACGTTCTCGGTTCGCGTAAGTTCAAGCGTCTGATCGCCGAAGGCAAGTATGAGGAAGCGTCGGAGATTGCACGTGCACAGGTGAAGGGCGGCGCACATGTGATCGACGTCTGCTTGCAGGACCCGGACCGAGATGAGCTTACCGATATGGAGCGATTCCTGGAGCTTGTGGTGAAGAAGATTAAGGTGCCGCTCATGCTCGATTCCACCGACCACCGTGTCATTGAGCTGGGGCTTAAATATTCGCAAGGTAAGGCAATCATTAACTCGATCAACCTCGAGGATGGTGAAGAGAAATTCGAGCAGGTTGTCCCGCTCATCCATCAATACGGAGCTGCTGTTGTCGTCGGCACGATCGACGAGCGTGGTCAGGCCATTACGGCGAAGGACAAGCTCGAGGTAGCGCAGCGCTCCTACGATCTGCTCGTTCACAAGTACGGTATGAATCCGAACGACATCATATTCGATCCGCTCGTCTTCCCCGTCGGCACGGGAGATCAGCAATACATTGGCTCGGCCAACGAGACGATTGAGGGCATTCGACTGATTAAGGAAGCGATGCCGGATACGGAGACGATACTCGGTCTGAGTAACGTATCGTTCGGCTTGCCTGAGGCGGGCCGTGAGGTGCTGAACGCAGTCTACCTGTACCATTGTACGAAGGCTGGACTCGACTATACGATCGTGAATACGGAGAAGCTGGAGCGTTATGCTTCGATTCCGGAGCACGAACGGAAGCTGGCGGAGAGCTTGATCTACAACACGAACGACGATACGCTGGCTGAATTCGTCGCGCATTTCCGCGTGAAGAAGGTCGAGAAGAAGGAGAAGGTGTCGAATCTGTCGCTGGAGGAGCGGCTTGCGGCTTATGTCGTCGAAGGCTCCAAGGATGGACTCCACGCCGACCTCGATGAGGCGCTCCAGAAGTATGCGCCGCTCGAAATTATTAACGGCCCGCTGATGAAGGGAATGGAAGAGGTAGGTCGTCTGTTCAACAACAACGAGCTGATCGTTGCCGAGGTGCTGCAGAGCGCCGAGGTTATGAAGGCTTCCGTTGCTCATCTGGAGCCGTTCATGGAGAAGGCCGATAGTGCGGTGAAGGGCAAGATTATGCTGGCGACGGTCAAGGGCGATGTGCATGACATCGGCAAAAACTTGGTCGAGATCATCCTCTCCAACAACGGGTACAAAATTATAAACCTCGGTATCAAGGTGCCGCCTGAGCAATTGATCGAGGCGTACAAAAAAGAAAAGCCGGATGCGATCGGCTTGTCCGGTCTGCTCGTGAAATCGGCTCAGCAAATGGTCATTACGGCGCAAGATATGAAGAACGCAGGGATCGACGTGCCAATACTCGTCGGTGGCGCCGCGCTTAGCCGTAAATTTACGAAGACGCGGATTGCGCCTGAATATGACGGTCCAGTCTTGTACGCGAAGGACGCGATGGACGGACTTGATATCGCGAACAAGCTCAGTGATCCTGAGCAGCGCATCAAGCTGATCCGCGAGCTGCGCGAGAGCATGGATTCCATCGTGCAGGAATCCGGACGCACAGAAGCGCCGATGCCGGAGCTGACACGCGTAAGGGCGTCTAACGTCGACCGTACGGTGCCGCCGCAGCTGCCTCCTGACCTGGAGCCGCACGTGCTGCGTGATTACCCGCTCAGCCATCTGATTCCGTATGTGAACATGCAGATGCTGCTCGGTCATCACCTTGGCCTGAAGGGTAAGGTGGAGCAGCTGCTCGCCGAGAAGGATGCGAAGGCGCTGCAGCTGAAGGAGACGGTCGATGGCATCCTGGCAGAGGCGCTGAAGAATGGTATTCTGCAGGCACACGCCGTATACCGCTTCTTCCCGGCACAATCCCGCGGTAACGAGGTGCTCATCTACGACCCGAGCGATACGTCGAAGGTGCTGCAGTCGTTCGTCTTCCCAAGACAGCAGTCCGAGCCGCACCTGTGTCTGGCTGACTACTTGAAATCTGTCGACAGCGGCGAAATGGATTACGTCGGCTTCTTCGTTGTCACGGCGGGACATGGCGTAAGCGAGCTCGCAGCCGAATGGCGCGAGAAGGGCGATTACTTGCGCTCCCATGCGCTGCAAGCGGTGGCGCTAGAGCTTGCGGAAGGCTTCGCCGAGCGCGTGCATCAGCTGATGCGCGACAAGTGGGGCTTCCCGGACCCGGCCAGTATGACGATGCAGGAGCGCTTCGGCGCGAAGTATCGCGGTCAGCGCTTCTCCTTCGGCTACCCGGCATGTCCGAATCTGGACGATCAGCAGCAACTGTTCGAGCTGCTCAAGCCGTCGGAGATCGGAGTACAGCTCACGGAGGGCAGTATGATGGAGCCTGAAGCTTCGGTATCGGCGATTGTGTTCGCCCATCCGCAGGCGAGATATTTTAACGCCTAA
- a CDS encoding LysM peptidoglycan-binding domain-containing protein codes for MIHTYTGSIAQGKKIEASKWNKRKQVKRMAAAGATLLGIVLIILLVSASFGQTDVYAADTKPIEHRTIIVEYGDTLWGIASDYSTGQFGIKEYIYKLKKLNGLKDSSIKAGQKLILPD; via the coding sequence ATGATACATACATATACAGGCAGCATCGCGCAAGGTAAGAAGATCGAAGCTTCGAAGTGGAACAAGCGCAAGCAAGTGAAGCGAATGGCGGCGGCGGGAGCAACGTTGCTTGGGATCGTTCTGATTATTCTGCTCGTATCGGCCAGCTTCGGTCAGACAGACGTGTATGCGGCTGATACGAAGCCGATCGAACACCGAACGATTATCGTGGAATATGGTGACACGCTGTGGGGGATTGCTTCTGACTATTCAACCGGTCAATTCGGTATTAAGGAATATATCTATAAGCTGAAGAAGCTGAACGGACTTAAGGATTCATCCATCAAGGCTGGACAGAAGCTAATTCTTCCCGACTAA
- a CDS encoding GNAT family N-acetyltransferase produces MITTASQASREPSQLAVMLATTEDEVEQALRLRYQVFVEEEKNMLLRSDRGLEQDAYDAYCDHLIVKDIESSEVVGTYRLLPGERALSNIGFYSETEFDLTGFVPYKERTLELGRSCIAPAYRGGKAIQLLWEGIAQYITERNYHYLIGCASVHLHSLDEVNLIYTLLHRKQVITDRFGIQPLETHRIDGLQVIETELTDKELFRKLPPLMKGYQWLGAEIGGDPAYDEVFRTVDFFIILEKDRVTRRYQKHFLTR; encoded by the coding sequence ATGATCACAACAGCGAGTCAAGCTTCTCGGGAGCCATCCCAACTGGCGGTCATGCTTGCTACTACGGAGGATGAGGTTGAGCAGGCGCTGCGACTGCGGTACCAGGTGTTTGTCGAAGAGGAGAAGAACATGCTCCTTCGCTCCGATCGTGGGCTTGAGCAGGATGCTTACGACGCTTATTGCGATCATTTGATCGTTAAAGATATCGAATCAAGCGAAGTTGTCGGCACGTATCGGCTGTTGCCGGGGGAGCGGGCGCTGTCGAATATCGGCTTCTATTCCGAGACGGAGTTCGATCTTACGGGCTTTGTGCCTTATAAAGAACGAACGCTGGAGCTTGGCAGAAGCTGCATCGCTCCGGCCTACAGAGGCGGCAAGGCGATCCAGCTGCTGTGGGAAGGGATCGCGCAATACATTACGGAGCGCAACTATCATTACTTGATCGGCTGCGCGAGCGTACATTTACATAGTCTGGATGAGGTGAACTTGATCTATACGCTGCTGCATCGCAAGCAGGTCATTACGGATCGGTTCGGCATCCAGCCGCTGGAGACACATCGTATCGACGGCTTGCAGGTAATCGAGACCGAGCTGACGGACAAGGAGCTGTTCCGCAAGCTGCCCCCGCTCATGAAGGGGTACCAGTGGCTCGGAGCTGAGATCGGCGGTGATCCGGCTTATGATGAAGTGTTCCGCACCGTCGATTTTTTCATCATTCTGGAGAAGGACCGGGTGACGCGGCGGTACCAGAAGCATTTCTTAACTCGCTGA
- the rnz gene encoding ribonuclease Z, with protein MELYFLGTGAGMPSKERNVSSIMLNLMAERNAYWMFDCGEGTQHQVLRAPVKVSKLEKLFITHLHGDHLFGIPGLLSSRSYQGGDSPLTVYGPKGVEEFVRTSMRISDSHIGYEVQFVEFETEDLITLWEDEQFIVEAAPLVHRVVSYGYRITEKPQAGKLLVDKLKAYGIRSGPLYGQIKRGQSIALDDGRRLEPSEFVGDPVPGRIVTILGDTQPCPNIGRLAAQADVLVHEATFGEARKEMAVRYDHATSVDAAKAAQQASVRTLILTHISSRYQGEEAAELLAEACAIHADTHMAYDHFRYEVVAAK; from the coding sequence GTGGAACTATATTTTCTCGGAACGGGTGCAGGGATGCCCTCTAAGGAGCGGAACGTCAGCTCGATTATGCTGAACCTGATGGCCGAGCGCAATGCGTATTGGATGTTCGACTGCGGCGAAGGGACGCAGCATCAGGTGTTGCGGGCTCCGGTCAAAGTCAGCAAGCTGGAGAAGCTGTTCATTACGCACCTGCATGGCGATCACCTGTTCGGTATTCCGGGGCTGCTGTCGAGCCGCTCGTATCAAGGCGGGGACAGTCCGCTGACGGTGTATGGACCGAAGGGTGTCGAGGAGTTCGTACGTACGTCGATGCGAATCAGTGATTCGCATATCGGGTATGAGGTGCAGTTCGTCGAGTTCGAGACAGAGGATCTGATCACGCTGTGGGAGGACGAGCAATTCATCGTCGAAGCGGCGCCGCTCGTGCATCGGGTTGTGAGCTACGGCTACCGAATTACGGAGAAGCCTCAGGCGGGGAAGCTGCTTGTGGACAAGCTGAAGGCTTACGGTATTCGTTCCGGTCCTCTCTATGGCCAAATTAAACGAGGCCAGTCGATTGCGCTGGACGACGGTCGCAGGCTGGAGCCGAGCGAATTCGTCGGCGATCCGGTGCCGGGCCGAATAGTGACGATACTTGGCGATACGCAGCCATGTCCGAATATCGGACGTCTTGCGGCGCAAGCGGACGTGCTCGTGCATGAGGCGACGTTCGGTGAGGCGCGCAAGGAGATGGCAGTGCGCTACGATCATGCCACAAGTGTCGATGCGGCGAAGGCGGCCCAGCAGGCGAGCGTGCGAACACTCATTCTGACGCATATCAGCTCGCGATATCAAGGCGAAGAAGCGGCGGAGCTGCTGGCGGAGGCGTGTGCGATCCATGCGGATACGCATATGGCTTATGACCATTTCCGTTACGAGGTGGTAGCTGCCAAATAG
- a CDS encoding LrgB family protein, which translates to MTIADWLEQPAVALPVTLGAYVFGLWLNRRYASLHPLFVCSLLLIGLLLLLNVPYASYRQGTEALVFILGPATVALGVPLYKNARSIGRHALPIAAGITVGSISALLLSAALVWSLGGSVQLMLSMMPKSVTTPVAVEISRQAGGIPELTTVLTVLTGLMGSMFGPALLKLAGVRDDISLGTAMGTGSHGIGTARMLRDSELAGSVSGFAMGAAAILTSVLFVPLYMWLS; encoded by the coding sequence ATGACGATTGCCGACTGGCTGGAGCAGCCCGCTGTTGCGCTTCCGGTCACACTGGGCGCTTATGTGTTCGGCCTGTGGCTGAACAGGCGGTATGCTTCGCTGCATCCGCTATTCGTATGCTCCTTACTTCTCATCGGCTTGCTGCTGCTCTTGAACGTACCGTATGCATCGTATCGGCAAGGGACGGAAGCGCTCGTCTTTATACTCGGGCCGGCCACGGTCGCTCTTGGTGTTCCGTTATACAAAAATGCCCGCTCCATCGGGCGTCACGCGCTGCCGATCGCCGCGGGTATTACAGTAGGCTCGATTAGTGCACTCTTGCTGTCAGCTGCACTCGTCTGGAGTCTGGGCGGCAGCGTGCAGCTCATGCTCTCGATGATGCCGAAGTCGGTCACGACGCCGGTAGCCGTCGAGATCTCGCGTCAGGCCGGAGGTATTCCTGAGCTGACGACGGTGCTCACGGTGCTGACCGGTTTAATGGGCAGCATGTTCGGTCCTGCCTTGTTGAAGCTTGCCGGCGTTCGGGATGACATCTCGCTTGGCACGGCGATGGGTACAGGCTCTCACGGCATCGGCACAGCACGCATGCTGCGCGATTCGGAGCTGGCTGGCAGCGTCAGCGGGTTCGCGATGGGAGCTGCGGCGATTTTGACAAGTGTACTGTTTGTGCCTCTGTATATGTGGCTGTCATAA
- a CDS encoding DUF896 domain-containing protein, which yields MHESDHDATVKRINELARKFKSEGLTPAELEERDELRRKYIDSFKSNLRNQLENIKLVDEEDKG from the coding sequence ATGCACGAGTCAGATCACGACGCAACAGTCAAGCGTATCAATGAATTGGCCCGCAAGTTTAAGTCTGAAGGATTAACCCCGGCCGAGCTTGAGGAAAGAGACGAGCTGCGAAGAAAGTACATTGATTCGTTCAAATCAAACTTGAGAAATCAGCTCGAGAATATCAAGCTTGTCGACGAAGAGGACAAGGGTTAA